TCGGCCGGCCCGTGGGTGTCCAGCACGTGCAGGTAGAGCGTTCCGGAGTCCCGGTCCACCTCGAGGATCAACGTGCCGGGCACCAGCGAGACCGCCTCCGCGGTGAGCGCCAGGTTCAGGTCGGTGGGTACCCGCAGCCGCACCGCGATGATCGCCCCGCGTGGTCGGTAGCCGGGCTGCACCGCGATCCGGGCCACGTGCAGGCTCGCGCCGACCAGCTCGGTGCCGAACCGGAACGCGAACACCAGCAGCGCGCGAGGGCGCAGCCGGCCGGCGAAGGTGACCGCCGGCAGTGGGAAGAACAGCAGCACCGCGCCGCCGACCAGCAGGCCGCCGGCCAGGTTCGCCCAGTTGACCTCGCCCCAGAGCAGGCACCAGACCGCCACCAGCCAGCCGAACGCCAGTGCCTGGTCCCGCCAGCGTCCGAGCCGGCGCCGCCCCGGCGCGGCCGGCTCGTCGGCGCCGCCCGGGACCGTCCCGCGCGGGGCGGTCACGGCACGCCGCCCGGCAGCACGGCCCGCACGTACGGGGTGCGCGAGCGCAGGTCGGTTGCCGCGTCGACGGTGACCTCGAAGAGCGGGCCGGCCAGCACGGTCAGCGCCAACCCGAACGCGACAAGGGCCACGGTGGCCCCGACCATCAGCCTGGGCAGCCGGACGGCCGGCTCGGAGGTGGCCAACCGGGGCGACCGCCAGAAGGCGATGTTCCACACCCGGGAGGCCACGTAGAGGGTGAGCAGGCTGGTCAGCGTGCCGGCCCCGACGAGCACCGCAGGCAGCGGCCCGCCGGCCGCCACCCCGGCCTGGAGCAGGCCGAGCTTGCCCAGGAAGCCGGAGAACGGCGGTACGCCGGCGAGGTTCATCGCCGGGACGAAGAACAGCACGCCGAGCAGCGGCGCCATCCGGGCCAACCCGCCGAGGCGGCGCAGGTCGGTGCTGCCGGCCCGCTCCTCGACCAGCCCGGCGACCAGGAACAGCGTGGTCTGGATGGTGATGTGGTGCACCACGTAGAAGATCGCGCCGGAGAGCCCGGCGACGGTGCTCAACGCCACCCCGAAGATCATGTAACCGATGTGGCTGACCAGGGTGAACGAGAAGAGCCGCTTCATGTCCGACTGGGCCACCGCGCCGAGGATGCCGACCACCATGGTCAGCCCGGCGACGACCATGAGCAGTTCGTCGGCCTGCCCACCTGGAAAGAGCAGCGTCTCGGTGCGGATGATCGCGTAGACGCCCACCTTGGTCAGCAGCCCCGCGAAGACCGCGGTGACCGGAGCCGGCGCCGTGGGGTAGCTGTCCGGCAGCCAGGCCGAGAGCGGGAAGACCGCCGCCTTGATGCCGAACGCGAGCAGCAGCATCAGTTCCAGGGTCAGTCGGACGCCGGCCGGCAGGTCGTCGAGGCGCTGGGCGAGTTGGGCCAGGTTGAGTGTGCCGGTGGCCGCGTACACCAGCCCCACCCCGGCCAGGAAGATCATCGAGGAGAGGATGCTGACCACCACGTACGTCGACCCGGTGCGGATGCGGATCTCGGTGCCGCCCAGGGTGATCAGCACGAAGCTGGCGGCCAGCAGGATCTCGAAGCCGACGAAGAGGTTGAACAGGTCACCGGCGAGGAACGCGTTTGTGATGCCGGCGGTGAGCACCAGGTACGTCGGGTGGAAGATGACCACCGGCGCGGTCTCGCCGGTCTCGCTGCGGCCCTGGCCGATCGAGTACAGCAGCACGCAGAGGATGACCGACGAGGAGACCACCAGCATCAGCGCGGCGAGCTGGTCGGCGACCAGGACGATGCCGACCGGCGCCGGCCAGCCGCCGACCGCCATCACCACCGGCCCGTACCGGTACGCCTGCACCAGCAGCAGCAGCGCCACGACGAGGGTGCCGCTGAGGCAGAGCACGCTGACCGCTCGTTGGAGCCGGGGCCGGGCGGCCAGCAGCAGGGTCAGCGCCGCGCCAAGCAGCGGCATCACCACCGGCAGGGGCAGCAGCCGGCTCATCGCGTCCCCCGCGGCCCGGCCATCACGCCTCGTCCCCGCGCCGCAGCCGGCGCCGGGCGGGCTCGGGGTCAACCTGCTCCGGGTCGCCGTTCGGGCCCTCCCCACCGCGGTCGGCGGTGCCCACCTCGTTGCGCTCGGCCTGGCTGATGATCTGCCGGTCCTCCAGGTCGTCAGGCACCTCATCGTCTCCGGTGAGGAACCAGCTCCGGTACGCCACGGCGAGCAGGAACGCGGTCAACCCGAAGGTGATCACGATGGAGGTCAGCACCATGGCCTGCGCCAGCGGGTCGCTCATCCGGTCCACCGGGCCGGTGCCGACGATCGGTGCCCCACCGGACCGACCGCCCAGCAGGATCAGCAGGTTGACCCCGTTGCCGATCAGGATCACGCCGAGCAGGATCCGGGTCAGGCTGCGCTCCAGCAGCAGGATCACCCCGCAACCGACCAGCACCCCGACGGCGAGCACCAGCACCAGCACGGGACCGGCGCCACTGGTGGTCATGGCCTGCCCCCCTTGTCGACGGTGAGCCCGCCGGTGGCGGTTCCGGTCGCCTCGATGTGCCGGTCCACCTCGGCACCGAGGCTGCGCAGGATGTCCAGCACCAGCCCGATCACGATCAGGTACACGCCGACGTCGAAGAAGAGCGAGGTGACCAGGTGTGCGTCGCCGACCAGCGGCAGGGACCGGTCGACCTTGGCGCTCTCCAGCACCGAGCCGCCGGCCAGCAGCGCCACCACGCCGGTGCCCACCGACAGGGCCAGGCCGGCGCCGAGGACCGTGCCGGCGCCGACCGGCGCCGCCTCGGCCAGCTCGTACCGGCCGCCGGCCAGATAGCGGACCACCAGGGCGAGCCCCGCGACCAGCCCGCCGGCGAAGCCGCCGCCCGGCGCGTTGTGCCCGGAGAAGAGCAGGAACAGGGAGAACAGCACCACGGTGTGGAAGATCAGCCGGATGACCACCTCCAGCACGATGGACCGGCGTTCCTCGTACAGCGTGGGCCCGCCACGCAGCCACACCGGCCGGTCGGTCTGGTTCGCCGGCCGCGCCGACTCCGGCCGGCGCGGCCGGGGCCCGGTGCGGGACCGCTCGAAGATCAGACTGGCGACCCCGGTCGCCGCCACCACCAGCACCGCCAGCTCACCCATGGTGTCCCAGGCCCGGATGTCGACCAGTGTCACGTTGACCACGTTGCGGCCGTACCCCTGCGCCACCGCCAGATCCGGAAAGACGACGGAGATGTCCGGCGCCCGACGGGCGCCGGCGGCGACCAGAGCCAGCCCGGCTGCCACCACGCCCACCGTCACCCCGATCGCCCGACGGACCCACCGGCTGCGGCGCAACGGACGGACCGAGAAACGATTCGGCAGGCGGCGTAGCACCAGCACGAAGACGGCGATGGTCGCGGTCTCCACCAGGAACTGCGTGAGCGCGAGGTCGGGCGCGCCGTGCAGGACGAACAGCATGGCGCTGCCGTAGCCGGTAATCCCCACCAGCAGCATCGCGGTCAGCCGGCGGCGGGCGCGGACCGCCAGCACCGCGGCCACCCCGATCACGAGCACGACCACCGGTTGCAGCGGGGTGTCCCAGAGCGGGATCCGGGCATGCCACGGGCCGACGGCGAGCATCGCACCGCCGGGCAGCAGCACCAGGACGACCAGGATGACGCCCAGGTACTGCGGCAGGGAGCCGCGCTGGGTCGCACCGGTGACCTCGATGGCCATCCGGTCGAACCGGCCCACGATCCACTCGTAACCCTGTCTGCCGCTGACCGGCCAGCGGAGCCGGGCCAGCACCGGAGCGAGCGGCCCGCGCAGAGCGAAGAGCAGGCCGCCGCCGGCGAGCGCCAGCGCGGACAGGCCCAGCGCCGGGGTCGGTCCGGACCACAGCGCGAGGTGCGTGTGGACGTCGCCGGACAGGTCGGCGTACGGGCGCAGCAGGCCGTCCAGCAGGCCGGCTGCCGGTCCGGCGAGCAACCCGACGCCGGCCAGCACCGCCGGTGGGACCAGCAGCGACCCGGCGATCGGGCCCACCTGGACCGGCTCCACACCGGGCCGGTCGGCGAACGCGCCCCAGACGAAGCGGGCGCTGTACGCGACGGTGAGCACCGTCCCGGCGACCAGACCGACGAGGAGCACCGGCATGTCGGTGAACGCCGCGAACACCGCCTCCTTCGCCACGAAGCCGACCAGCGGCGGTACACCGGCCATCGACGCCGCGGCCAGCACCGTGACCACGAACAGCGGTCGGGACCAGTGCCGCAGCCCGGACAGCTCGCGCAGGTCGCGGGTGCCGGCGCCGTGGTCGATGACGCCGACGACCAGAAACAGCGCCGCCTTGAACAGCGCGTGCGTCAACAGCATCGCCGTACCGGCCAGCGCGGCGTCCGGCGTGCCGGACCCGGTCACCGCGACCAGCAGGCCGAGCTGGCTGACCGTCCCGTACGCCAGCAGCAGCTTCAGGTCGGTCTGCCGCAGCGCCGCCCAGCCGCCGACCAGCATGGTGGCCAGGCCGGCGACCTGCACCACGGGCCGCCAGGGGCCGACCGTCGCCAGCGCCGGGGCGAGCAGTCCGACCAGGTAGACGCCGGCCTTGACCATGGCGGCCGCGTGCAGGTACGCGCTGACCGGCGTGGGTGCCGCCATCGCGACCGGCAGCCAGGAGCTGAACGGCAGCAACGCCGACTTGGACAGCGCGCCGGTCAGAATCAGCAGCACGGCGGTGACCAGGTAACCGCCGCCGGGCAGCGGCTGTGCGGCGATCTCCGACCAGCGGTAGCTGCCCGCGTGCTCGCCGAGCAGGATGAACCCGACCAGCATGGCCAACCCGCCCAGCGTGGTGACCGTCAGCGCCTGCGCCGCCGCCCAACGGCTGGACCGCCGTTCGGTGCTGTGCCCGATCAGCAGGTACGAGAAGACCGTGGTCAGCTCCCAGCCGACGTAGAGCAGCAGCAGGTTGTCGGAGAAGACCAGGACCAGCATCGCTCCGGCGAAGGCGACCAGGACCGCGGCGAACTGCGCCAGTCCGATCGAGCCGGTGGCGAAGTACCGGGCGCTGTAGATCAGCACCAGCGCGCCGACGCCGCCGATCAGCAGGGTCATCAGCCAGGACAGCGTGGTGAGCCGCAGCGCGATGTCCAGGCCCAACTGTCGGATCCACGGGTACGTCTCGACCACCGCCCCGCCGTGGCTGACGGCCGGGGTGCGGGCCACCGCCCAGCCGAACGCGGCGGCCGGCGCCAGCGCCAGCGGGTAGCACGCACGCGGACCCCACCATCTGACGAACAGCGGCGCGACGAGGGCCGCCACGAGATGGAGGATGAGAAGTACCAGCACCCGCGCTCCCGGTCGTGGTGGCCGACGCCCGTACAGCGGTGGCGCCTAGCAGCGATCAGACGCCAGTTCGTCGCCGCTCGGGCCGTTTTGCCGGAATTCGCCCGCGCTGCGGTGCGTCCGCGCTGCTGCCGCTGGCATCAGCGCAGCAGGGCGTCCCCGACGGGCAGTGCGTCGTCGGGGGCGGGGCGGTCGCGGCGCAGCTCGGCGAGCAGGTCGACGCGGCCGAGCTGGCGGGCGACCTTGTCGACCACCCGCTCCGCGGCGGCCAGCGACCGCACCGAGAGCAGCCGGCCGCGGCTCTCCCGGCGCAGCACGAAGTAGTGGACGGCGGCGCGGACCTGGCCCCGGTCTGCGGCGCTGGCCTGCGCGGTGGAGATGACCAGCTCACGCAGGCAGCGGGCGAGGCGTTCGGCGAGCTCCAGCTCCGGCCCGTGCAGGCCGCCACGGAGCGTGGCGAGGTGGCTGTCAACCTTGCGGATCAGCACGTCCGTGCCGGGTTCGACATTCCGCTGCTCGCCGGCCATCCGATCCCCCCACCCCGGTTCGCGTTGCGAGTGAAGTTACTTTATGTTGCTCCTCACAAGCAAGCAGTTAAGTGAGACTTAACGCATTAAGCACGCATCCGGTGCTTATGGCTTTGACTCGGACACATTTCACGGTCGGGCGCTCGTGGTTGTCGTACCGGCGGGGCACGATGGACCGGTGACCGGCGCAGACGCAGACACGGCCGGGGTGCTGGCCGGGTTCGGCCCGGCCACCCGTGCCTGGTTCGACGCCGCCTTCGCCGCCCCCACCGCCGCACAGACCGGCGCCTGGCGATCGGTCGCCGCCGGCCGCAACGCCCTCGTGGTGGCGCCCACCGGCTCCGGCAAGACGCTCGCGGCCTTCCTGTGGTCCCTCGACCGGCTGGCCCGCGAGCCCGCCCCGGCGGAGGCCCGGCAGCGCTGCCGGGTGCTCTATGTCAGCCCACTCAAGGCGCTCGCCGTGGACGTCGAGCGCAACCTGCGCGCCCCGCTGGCCGGCATCCGGCAGGCGGCGACCCGGCTCGGCGTCGCCCCGCCCGACATCACCGTCGGCATGCGCACCGGCGACACCCCGGCCGACGAGCGACGAGCCTTCGCCCGCACCCCACCGGACATCCTCATCACCACGCCCGAGTCGCTGTTCCTGCTGCTCACCTCCGCCGCCCGGGATTCACTTCGAGGCGTCCAGACGGTGATCGTCGACGAGGTGCACGCGGTGGCCGGCAGCAAGCGCGGCGCCCACCTCGCCCTCTCGCTGGAACGCCTCGACGAGCTGTTGCCCGCGCCGGCGCAACGGATCGGCCTCTCCGCCACCGTCCGGCCGATCGACGCCTGCGCCCGGTTCCTCGGCGGCGCCCGCCCGGTCGACGTCGTGCAGCCGGCCACCGCGAAGACCATCGAGGTCAGCGTGCAGGTGCCGGTGGAGGACATGACCCGCCTGGACGAGCAGGAACAGCCGCCGGAGGACGACCTCGGCGGTCCCGGGCCACGCCGAGCCTCGATCTGGCCCGCCGTCGAGGAGCGGGTCTTCTCCCTGATCGGCGAGCACCGCTCGACCATCGTCTTCACCAACTCCCGACGCAGCGCCGAGCGGCTCTGCGCGCGGCTCAACGAGCTGGCCGCCGAGGGCGTGGCGGACGGCGCGGCCGGTCCGGCCCGCAACCGGCCCCCGGCGGAGGTGATGGCCCAGTCCGGCGCGGCCACCGGCGCGACGGCGGTGATCGCCCGGGCGCACCACGGCAGCGTCTCCCGGGAGGAGCGCAAGCACATCGAGGAGGCGCTCAAGTCGGGCCAGCTTCCGGCGGTGGTGGCCACCTCCAGCCTGGAGCTGGGCATCGACATGGGCGCGGTCGACCTGGTGGTGCAGATCGAGGCGCCGCCGAGTGTGGCCGCCGGCCTGCAACGGGTCGGCCGGGCCGGGCACCAGGTCGGCGCGGTCTCCCGCGGGGTGGTCTTTCCGAAGCACCGCGGCGACCTGCTCTCCTGCGCGGTGGTCGCCGAACGGATGACCGACGGCGCGATCGAGGAGCTGCACTACCCGCGCAACCCGCTGGACGTGCTGGCCCAGCAGATCGTCGCGATGGTGGCCCTGGAGCCGTGGCGGGTCGGTGATCTGGCCGTGCTGGTCCGTCGGGCCGCGCCCTTCGCCGAGCTGCCCGATTCCGCACTGCACGCCGTGCTGGACATGCTCTCCGGCCGCTACCCGTCCACCGCCTTCGCCGAGCTGCGCCCCCGGCTCGTCTGGGACCGGGAGACCGATGTTCTCACCGGCCGCCCCGGCGCGCAGCGGCTCGCGGTGACCAGCGGCGGCACCATCCCCGACCGGGGCCTGTTCGGCGTCTTCCTGGCCGGCGCCGAGCGGGCCGCGCGGGTCGGCGAGCTGGACGAGGAGATGGTCTACGAGTCGCGGGTCGGCGACGTCTTCCTGCTCGGCTCCTCCTCGTGGCGCATCGAGGAGATCACCCCCGACCGGGTGCTGGTCTCGCCGGCCCCGGGGCAGGCGGCCCGGATGCCGTTCTGGAAGGGCGACCAGCTGGGCCGGCCGGTGGAGCTGGGCCGGGCCATCGGCGCCCGGGTACGCACCCTGTTGCGGCAGAGCGACGAGGCGGCGCTGGCCACGTTGCGCGCCGGCGGTCTGGACGACTGGGCCGCCGCCAACCTGATGGCGTACCTGCGCGAGCAGCGCGAGGCCACCCGTTCGCTGCCGGACGACCGGACGATCGTGGTCGAGCGGTTCCGCGACGAGCTGGGCGACTGGCGGCTCGCCGTGCACAGCGTCCTCGGTGCCCGGGTCAACGGGCCGTGGGCCCTCGCGGTGGGCCGCCGACTGGCCGAGCGGTACGGGGTGGACGCCCAGGTGATGCCCTCCGACGACGGCATCGTGGTGCGGCTGCCGGACACGGCCGACGAGCCACCCGGCGCCGACGTGGTGGTCTTCGAGCCCGACGAGATCGCCCAGTTGGTGGAGGAGTCGGTGGGCACCTCCGCGCTCTTCGCCGCCCGGTTCCGGGAGTGCGCCGCCCGGTCGCTGCTGCTGCCCCGTCGCGACCCGCGCCGCCGTCAGCCGCTCTGGCAGCAACGGCAACGTGCCGCGCAGCTGCTCGACGTGGCCCGCGAGTACGCCGACTTCCCGGTCACCCTGGAGGCCGCCCGCGAGTGCCTCCAGGATGTCTTCGACCAGCCGGCGCTGGCCGGGCTGATGCGCGACCTGGCCGCCCGTAAGGTGCGGCTGGTCGAGGTGGAGACCAGCGCGCCGTCCCCGTTCGCCAGGTCGCTGCTCTTCGGCTACGTCGGGGCGTTCCTCTACGAGGGCGACGCCCCGCTCGCCGAGCGGCGCGCCGCCGCGCTCGCGCTGGACTCCACGCTCCTCGGTGAGCTGCTCGGCCGGGTCGACCTGCGCGAACTGCTCGACCCTACGGTCCTCGCCGAGACCGAGCGGCAGCTGCGCTGGCTGACCGAGCAGCGCCGCCCGCGCGACGCGGAGGACGTGGTCGAGCTGCTGCGGGTGCTCGGCGACCTGAGCGACGCCGAGCTCACCGAGCGGGGCGTACCGGAGAGCTGGCTGACCGAGCTGGAGGCCGCCCGCCGGGTGCTGCGGGTCCGGATCGCCGGCGAACAGCGCTGGGTGGGCGTCGAGGACGCCGCCCGGCTGCGCGACGCGCTCGGCGTGGCGCTGCCGGTCGGGGTGGCCGAGGCGTACCTCGCCCCGGTGGCCGATCCGCTCGGTGACCTGGTGGCCCGCTACGCGCGCACCCACGGGCCGTTCGCCGCGGCGAGTTGCGCGGCCCGCTTCGGGCTCGGCGTGTTCGTGGTCGAGCAGACGCTGCGTCGGCTCGGCGCCACCGGTCGGGTGGTGTCCGGGGAGTTCACCCCCGATTCGGCCGGCGCCCAGTGGTGTGACGCCGAGGTGCTGCGGCTGCTGCGCCGCCGCTCCCTCGCGGCGCTACGCCGGGAGATCGAGCCGGTGCCGCCCCGGGCGCTGGCCACGTTCCTGCCCCGCTGGCAGCAGGTCGGCTCGTCGGCCCGGGGGGTGGAGGCGCTCGCCGCCACGGTGGAGCAGTTGCAGGGCGCCGCGGTGCCGGCGTCCGCGCTGGAGCGGCTGGTGCTGCCCGGCCGGGTCGCCGACTACTCCCCCGCCCAGCTCGACGAGCTGTGCGCCAGCGGGGAGGTGGTCTGGGCCGGGTCGGGGGCGATCTCCGGCGGCGACGGCTGGGTCACCCTGGCGTACGCGGACACCGCGCCGCTGCTGCTCGCCCCGCCCGACGAGGCGCTGACCCGGACCCCGCTGCACGAGGCGGTGCTCGACGCGCTCGGCGACGGGCAGGCGCTGTTCTTCCGGCCGCTGGCCGACCGGGTCGGCTCGACCGACGACGCCGCGCTGACCGCGGCGATCTGGGACCTGGTCTGGGCCGGTCACCTCACCAACGACACCCTCGCCCCGCTGCGCGCGGTGCTCGGAGCCGGTGGGGCGCACCGCTCCCGGCCGTCCGCGCCGCGTACCCGCTACCGGCGGCCCGGCCGGGTGGCGCTGCCCACCCGGGGTGGTCCACCGACCGTCGCCGGTCGCTGGTCGCGGCTGCCGGAGCGGGACCTCGACCCGA
Above is a window of Micromonospora coriariae DNA encoding:
- a CDS encoding Na+/H+ antiporter subunit D, whose protein sequence is MSRLLPLPVVMPLLGAALTLLLAARPRLQRAVSVLCLSGTLVVALLLLVQAYRYGPVVMAVGGWPAPVGIVLVADQLAALMLVVSSSVILCVLLYSIGQGRSETGETAPVVIFHPTYLVLTAGITNAFLAGDLFNLFVGFEILLAASFVLITLGGTEIRIRTGSTYVVVSILSSMIFLAGVGLVYAATGTLNLAQLAQRLDDLPAGVRLTLELMLLLAFGIKAAVFPLSAWLPDSYPTAPAPVTAVFAGLLTKVGVYAIIRTETLLFPGGQADELLMVVAGLTMVVGILGAVAQSDMKRLFSFTLVSHIGYMIFGVALSTVAGLSGAIFYVVHHITIQTTLFLVAGLVEERAGSTDLRRLGGLARMAPLLGVLFFVPAMNLAGVPPFSGFLGKLGLLQAGVAAGGPLPAVLVGAGTLTSLLTLYVASRVWNIAFWRSPRLATSEPAVRLPRLMVGATVALVAFGLALTVLAGPLFEVTVDAATDLRSRTPYVRAVLPGGVP
- a CDS encoding ATP-dependent helicase; translation: MTGADADTAGVLAGFGPATRAWFDAAFAAPTAAQTGAWRSVAAGRNALVVAPTGSGKTLAAFLWSLDRLAREPAPAEARQRCRVLYVSPLKALAVDVERNLRAPLAGIRQAATRLGVAPPDITVGMRTGDTPADERRAFARTPPDILITTPESLFLLLTSAARDSLRGVQTVIVDEVHAVAGSKRGAHLALSLERLDELLPAPAQRIGLSATVRPIDACARFLGGARPVDVVQPATAKTIEVSVQVPVEDMTRLDEQEQPPEDDLGGPGPRRASIWPAVEERVFSLIGEHRSTIVFTNSRRSAERLCARLNELAAEGVADGAAGPARNRPPAEVMAQSGAATGATAVIARAHHGSVSREERKHIEEALKSGQLPAVVATSSLELGIDMGAVDLVVQIEAPPSVAAGLQRVGRAGHQVGAVSRGVVFPKHRGDLLSCAVVAERMTDGAIEELHYPRNPLDVLAQQIVAMVALEPWRVGDLAVLVRRAAPFAELPDSALHAVLDMLSGRYPSTAFAELRPRLVWDRETDVLTGRPGAQRLAVTSGGTIPDRGLFGVFLAGAERAARVGELDEEMVYESRVGDVFLLGSSSWRIEEITPDRVLVSPAPGQAARMPFWKGDQLGRPVELGRAIGARVRTLLRQSDEAALATLRAGGLDDWAAANLMAYLREQREATRSLPDDRTIVVERFRDELGDWRLAVHSVLGARVNGPWALAVGRRLAERYGVDAQVMPSDDGIVVRLPDTADEPPGADVVVFEPDEIAQLVEESVGTSALFAARFRECAARSLLLPRRDPRRRQPLWQQRQRAAQLLDVAREYADFPVTLEAARECLQDVFDQPALAGLMRDLAARKVRLVEVETSAPSPFARSLLFGYVGAFLYEGDAPLAERRAAALALDSTLLGELLGRVDLRELLDPTVLAETERQLRWLTEQRRPRDAEDVVELLRVLGDLSDAELTERGVPESWLTELEAARRVLRVRIAGEQRWVGVEDAARLRDALGVALPVGVAEAYLAPVADPLGDLVARYARTHGPFAAASCAARFGLGVFVVEQTLRRLGATGRVVSGEFTPDSAGAQWCDAEVLRLLRRRSLAALRREIEPVPPRALATFLPRWQQVGSSARGVEALAATVEQLQGAAVPASALERLVLPGRVADYSPAQLDELCASGEVVWAGSGAISGGDGWVTLAYADTAPLLLAPPDEALTRTPLHEAVLDALGDGQALFFRPLADRVGSTDDAALTAAIWDLVWAGHLTNDTLAPLRAVLGAGGAHRSRPSAPRTRYRRPGRVALPTRGGPPTVAGRWSRLPERDLDPTRRAAALADVLLERHGVVTRGAVMAEQVVGGFSAVYPVLSALEERGAARRGYFVEGLGAAQFAVPGAVDRLRALAEPADGARARGGPATVLAATDPANPYGAALPWPDRVIDSGDGAAPATGHRAGRKAGALVVQVAGDLVLYVERGGRTLLSFTDDTDTLAAAGKALADAVHSGALGAMSVERADGEAVHSSPLRDALTAAGFRATPRGLRLRG
- a CDS encoding Na+/H+ antiporter subunit A, with the protein product MLVLLILHLVAALVAPLFVRWWGPRACYPLALAPAAAFGWAVARTPAVSHGGAVVETYPWIRQLGLDIALRLTTLSWLMTLLIGGVGALVLIYSARYFATGSIGLAQFAAVLVAFAGAMLVLVFSDNLLLLYVGWELTTVFSYLLIGHSTERRSSRWAAAQALTVTTLGGLAMLVGFILLGEHAGSYRWSEIAAQPLPGGGYLVTAVLLILTGALSKSALLPFSSWLPVAMAAPTPVSAYLHAAAMVKAGVYLVGLLAPALATVGPWRPVVQVAGLATMLVGGWAALRQTDLKLLLAYGTVSQLGLLVAVTGSGTPDAALAGTAMLLTHALFKAALFLVVGVIDHGAGTRDLRELSGLRHWSRPLFVVTVLAAASMAGVPPLVGFVAKEAVFAAFTDMPVLLVGLVAGTVLTVAYSARFVWGAFADRPGVEPVQVGPIAGSLLVPPAVLAGVGLLAGPAAGLLDGLLRPYADLSGDVHTHLALWSGPTPALGLSALALAGGGLLFALRGPLAPVLARLRWPVSGRQGYEWIVGRFDRMAIEVTGATQRGSLPQYLGVILVVLVLLPGGAMLAVGPWHARIPLWDTPLQPVVVLVIGVAAVLAVRARRRLTAMLLVGITGYGSAMLFVLHGAPDLALTQFLVETATIAVFVLVLRRLPNRFSVRPLRRSRWVRRAIGVTVGVVAAGLALVAAGARRAPDISVVFPDLAVAQGYGRNVVNVTLVDIRAWDTMGELAVLVVAATGVASLIFERSRTGPRPRRPESARPANQTDRPVWLRGGPTLYEERRSIVLEVVIRLIFHTVVLFSLFLLFSGHNAPGGGFAGGLVAGLALVVRYLAGGRYELAEAAPVGAGTVLGAGLALSVGTGVVALLAGGSVLESAKVDRSLPLVGDAHLVTSLFFDVGVYLIVIGLVLDILRSLGAEVDRHIEATGTATGGLTVDKGGRP
- a CDS encoding Na+/H+ antiporter subunit E, producing the protein MTAPRGTVPGGADEPAAPGRRRLGRWRDQALAFGWLVAVWCLLWGEVNWANLAGGLLVGGAVLLFFPLPAVTFAGRLRPRALLVFAFRFGTELVGASLHVARIAVQPGYRPRGAIIAVRLRVPTDLNLALTAEAVSLVPGTLILEVDRDSGTLYLHVLDTHGPAELTLARERTLAVERRIVRSVGSAAELRRVETDVVEKGTLP
- a CDS encoding Na(+)/H(+) antiporter subunit C, with translation MTTSGAGPVLVLVLAVGVLVGCGVILLLERSLTRILLGVILIGNGVNLLILLGGRSGGAPIVGTGPVDRMSDPLAQAMVLTSIVITFGLTAFLLAVAYRSWFLTGDDEVPDDLEDRQIISQAERNEVGTADRGGEGPNGDPEQVDPEPARRRLRRGDEA